CGCTCTTCTCAAATCGCTGCTCTCGGTACAGCGCATCCTGCACAGCCCACGCGCGCTCACGCCCGACCCCGCAGCTCCCCGCTCCGAGCGCGGTCGGAACGCGGCGGTGACGGCCGCAGCCCCACGCGGGCGGGCGTCGGGCAACGCGTGTCCCTCTTCCGGATAAATTAATGAGCGATTTAATTAATAAAACCAGAGAGCGGCGTAAATGCTATGATAATGAAGTTAAATGAGCGCGCAGTAAAATATTCACTAATCCGGCACATTGGCAAATGCCCCCTTAATTCTGCTGAGCACTAAAAGGGTTTTGAGCACCATAATGAGATTCCTCTGTCTGCTAATTAATTGACACCCTCCTGAATATTCATATGCGCCGGCACCGCGACGTTCCTAATTGCGGCGCGGAATGGATCTCAGAGGAAAGTAAATCGCCATAgacttaattaaaataatgtatGCCGGCTCCGGCCCGCTGCCGATGCGGCATTTGCCACCGCGCGGCCCGAGGAGGTGCCACCCGGATCGCGGCACAAACGGGCGGCGGAGTCGCGGCCCCGTGCAGCCCGCAGAGCCCCCCCCCGCACCGCCGCAGGGCCCGGAGCCGTTCGGGGCGAGGAGAGGCGGCGGGGAGGAGGGGGTGCCGCTCTGCGGAGGCGTGCGGAAGAGCGGCgtggaggggggggaggagcAGCCACGTTAGGAAACTTTTCCTCGAGGGGAATCCTCCGCCTTTGAAGCTCGCGCTCCGAACGCGCTGTTCTCTGCACCTCCGCACCGACACGGCGAGCTGATGTCGGACGCGGAGCTCAGCGGTTCAAAGCGTGCCCAGCTGCGCCCAGAGCGGAGCGCCCGCTTCGGCCCGACCGCGGCCTTCGGCCCCGCACCGCGGCTACACCCTCCGGGTCCGGGACGGCCGAGGGGCGGGGCTGGGGGTGCCGCACCCCCCGGTGGGCAGCGGGGCGCTCGGCCTCCTCCTGCGCTACCGCTCAGCGAAGGAAAAGGCAAATCGGTCTGTAGCAAAAGGCGGCTGTTAAACAAAAATCACCACAGGTTAGAAACTAAAAAGAGTTTATTTGAAGACAtacaaatgcatatttattaTACACATGTAGGCATTAACAATGTAAATTACACCGCCAGCGCTTGCTGGTTGTTTATTCATTAGATCTTTAGAAAATCTACATTGCCTGCAGACAGCGGGAGGATAATACGAGATACGCGCGCGGCGCCGCAGCCCGCACCGtcccgcccggcccggcggctCCCCGCAACCGGGACAGCGCGGCGGGCAGCGGCCGGGGCCGGCGCGGCTGTGAAGGCGCTGCCTCTCGGCTGCAGCGCGTCCGGGCCCGAAAGGCAGCGCATGTTGTGCTCCCATCTCAGCTCgccaaaagaaaatgtgatcgTTCTTTCCCCTTCAGCTGATTAAACGCCGCACGGCTGGAATATCGCTCGGTAATAAAGACAGAGTGAAAAACAGGAGCGAAGAAATCGCTGCGGGTAAAGCTTTCCTAAACTTAGATCCAAAGCACCTCTCCcaggaataaaatattaaagcgggttaatgtgtttttttgctGCGGAGCTGGGGCTGACGGGAAGACGCGAGCTGGTCTCGCCTCGTGCCGGTGGCACCGGGGAAATGAGGCGGGCGGAGAGAGGGAAGGGCGCCGGGAGCTCCGCGGCCTCAGCAACGGCGGCCGGTTACCGGCCTCGCTGCACGGCCGGCTCTCCCCCGCCTCGCTCTCCCCCGCCCTTCCCGAGCGTGCGGCGGTGCGGCCGCAGCCCTCAGGCAACCCCAGCGCTCCTCTGGGAACGCGCTGCGGCCGAGAAAGGCGCTGCCGCCCCCGCCCCTCCGTCCCCGCCCGGCCGGGCCGCGTGGGAGGGAGCCGCCGCACGGGAGGTGCTGTGCCCTCGCGGGGCGGCTCCGTGGGTGGCGGTCGAGCGGGCGGCGCGGGGACAGAGGAaggcagggagagagggaaggggggggaggggggagaaagggGGGCGCGGCGGGAGGCCGGACAGCGAGCACCACCCCCAGCCCGGGGCGGCCTTCCCGGCCGTGCCTATACGGACGCGCTTGCAGCCGCGCCCCGCCGTCGTTCTGGCCCTCACTCGATAAATCCTGGTCGTCAGAGGATTCGCGCCACGCCGGAAAGCGATGATCTGAAAGTTTGAGCGGGTCTGAGCTCCGCAAATGGTTACTACCTTCGGTAATAGCGGGAGAGGGGACTGTAGCTGTAAGATGCACACATCTTGTGACTGTGCGGTATTAAAGTCATCATCAGTTATCATCTCACAATGCTTAGCCGAGTCCTATTGCAGGCGCTCACAGGTGGCTGTACCGGAGGCCCAGCACAATGCGGTACGGCACTGCCCGGCCCGGTACGACACTATCTGGGTCCGCATGGCTCGgtacggcacggcacggcaccGCTCGGCATGCAGCACATTCACCGCCCGCAGCGATAGCAGGAGCTCAGCCCCGGCTTTATCCTCCCCTCCCGGCTGTGTAAGGGACggcagcacaggagcaggcGGTGGGAGAAAAGTCTAAGCGAGAGGCAGCCTGATGATTTAAATTAAGTTTATGAAAcagagagaactggaaagaagAGCACATTAATTGGAAGGGGGGAGGATGgcaagaaagggaaaattaaaaaaaaaaaaaaaaaaaaaaaaaggaaagaaaggaagaaaagaaagaaggaaaaagaaaggaaaatcaagtTTGCTCCACCCAGCTATTAACCAAAACACAATACCTTTTTCTGGGTGGTACTGCACAGAAGTTGATTCAGTTTTGACAATGTTGTTTAGCTATCATTTGCTATTTTGAATGAATGGGAGCAATCCCCCTTTTTACAACAGTTGTTTCCTATTATGGAGAGGTGCAGCAGTTGAGGGCAGACATGTGAAAGTGGCTGTTTGATTCCCTTTTTCATCCCCCTGACCCTGCCTTTGTCCCTCCTCACCCTGGGAATGTCACGCCTCACTACTTCACTTTGAGATGCTCTAGAAAGTGGCTTTGTTATTCCCTTTTAGACATACACGAAATTGTTCTCATTCCCCCTGCTGTAAAAGATACTTCAAATTGGGACTCGGTTCACAAGTGCAATGCAATTTGGCTTAGCTCAACCTTTGTTCTGCTTGTACAAATGACCAAACAGTGCACACATTATACAGTTGATCTACTGCTCCCTTTACACCAGAGTTAGGGGCTGGGAGAAAAGCAAGTTAATCCCTTCAATACTAAGGTGGCATTTTCAATATTTCCTACAATGCGAAAAGAGAAGAGAGGGCAGCTTAAAATGCGACATTTATCTAaaagagaagattaaaaaaaaagggggggggagggagttTGCGAGGCCTCCTCTGGTACTTCtccaaatacagaaataaataaaccatcACAACCCAAACGTGGAAATACTCCagggggaagagaaaggggaaaagaaggctaGGCTCTTGGGGAGATAACGTGGAGACACAAGCTGGGACACACGGTAGAATTCGGTTCTTGGCAAATGCTGGGGGGGAAAGAGGCGCTTGGAGAGACCTGGGCGCACAGGCGGTGGCCCGGGGGGGGACAAGAGGACCAGGCACTCCAGCAGGGCCCGGGCAGCGGGCGGTGTTCCCGGCCACAAAAGGGGTGGCACGAACGCCGGCGTGGAGAGCTCGGGCAACCGCTGTCTGCTGTCTGTGATCCCGGCATCCCTCAGAGCTACGCCAAGGACGCGGGTCTTGGGGAGCGGAGCCCTGCAGGAAAGCGGCTCGGGCCGGGGACCGGTTGCCACGGGTCGGGCCTCGAGCACGGGACGGAGCGAGTTGCCCCCGGGTTAGTGAAGACGCGGTCGGGAGCGGGACCGCCTCCCACGCGGGGCCTGGCGCCGCCATCGCAAGTTTAGGACAACTCTGCGTTGGGCTTCCCCGGGCTCACGTGCAATGACCTCGCAAGCGGACGGCTCCCGGGCCGGGGAGCTCGGACTCCCGTGGCCTCTCTCGGAGTTGGGTCACAGTAGGTCCCGGGAGGAGGAGGCCAAGCAGGGCCAGGGCATCCCTCCGGCACAGAAGCCGAGAAAGGAGGGTGTTCTGGGACACGGGCACGGCCCGCCCCAAGCCGAGGAGCtcgcggggccgggccggggagCGGGCGCCGACTCCGCACCGGGAGCGCCGAATCCCGCGCCCGCCCCTTCGCACAAAGCGCAGCGCAGATCCCTAGCGCGGTTACGCGGAGGCTCGGACGTGGGTTCGGGGAGCCGCTCTCGGCTCAGCGCTGACAGGCGGGGGGAGTTTGTTTAGCGCTGAATGCGAAAGGAACAAAATCCTTTTGAAAGGGCGCTAAGTAGTTTCACGCCAAAGTGGCAGATTTGGTAAAGAATGTGCGGGGGGACAAAGCCCCGCCGCGCTCACTCGGCCGCAGTTCCCAGCGCGGCCGCAGCTCTCCGGGCCGCCTCCCCAGGAGCTGAAGCGGGCGGAGTTGCGGCGCAGCCCCGCGCCCTTCGTTCCGCTCCCTCGTGGCCCCCCGGGAGGCACGGAGCagaaccataaaaaaaaaaggcaaaaaaaaccctcagaaaAGCCGTCGAGGCTGAGCCGAAGCGCAGCCTCAGCCCCGCAGTTCTGCAGTTGACTTTCCAAAACGAGGAAAGCTTGCTCGGAGTCTGGCATTGTGTTCCGCAGCCTAGGAAACCCTAAGAAGCTGgtgcttccccctcccctctcttTCTCCCGACCGGTTTGTAAATATTAACAAGGTTGTGTGAGCCATTCTCTCACACagagtggattttttttttttcttcctttttttatccTCGGAAAAGTTCTCGgctccccccagccccgctcccacCCCTCCCCTCCGCCGAGCACCGCACCTGCCCGCAGCCACAGGATTCAAAACCAATATTGTATTTGTCACTTCGCTGtccccttttcctctcccaaCAGCCCCGCTTGCCACTGAAGCGAATTGTGGATTTATGGAGGAAAATTAGCATAAATTATTACCAAATCGGTAACCGTGTGTGGTCCCGCTTGTGGGAAAGGGGCTGCGGCCAGCCCTCCGTGCGGAAAGGTGTCCGCGTGGGCTCCGTGCGGCGTTGAGCGGCTGCCGCAAGAAATACCTTTCCGCTGGGTTTGCACGCCGCTGTAATTGACTTACGCGTATTTTGTACGGTTTCCCCAACACTTCCCTGAGCCGCCGGTCTGATTAGGCTACAGAAATATGTcgatttgttttggttttccgCACAACGGACTTGGCTTCGCTTTCCTCGCACCCACACTtgccccttcccctcctccctgaCGTTGGTTTTCAAAGGGAAAGGCGAACGCTCCGAGTCCCACTGAAGTCCCGCACTGCCCGACGCCGACATTTGTTGCGCTCCGGGTGGCGGTCAGCGGCTCTGCGCGCCTACCCTCCGCGCCCACATCCATTGCGCACATTCCTACGCATTGGGAAAGCGGTCGGTGCCGCTCCCGGCCGTACCTCATTTGCACTCGGAGCAGCAAATGACAACGGAAGTCGACTTTTCTTTAACTTTACAGCTTGCGGGCTCCCATTTGCGCCACcggttgtttttttgtttttgttttgtgtttttctccctccttcgAAAATAAAAGGTACCGGCaacaacaagaaggaaagaatttgtCAGTCTGTGAATTTTGTTTACTCTCGTGCTACTTCTGAGCTCTCTGTTTGACACCTCGGGAGCGATCCGGGGCTGAAAGATCAGCCCGGCCCGGGATGTGGGAGCGCGGGGCTGGGGGTGGCGGGGTCCGGCCGAGCCGCGGATTTGGAACTCCCCGTTCCATGGCAGCGGCCTCCTGCCCCGTGCCTGGGGCACGCCGGGAGGAATCTGCCCCGGCCGCACAGCCCTACCTTCtccccccttctctccccccctccctgctgcacccCGCTGCGGGGCAGCCCCAAGCCCTGTGTGCGGGGCAGTGCGGGAGGTGTCCCTCTATGCTCGGCTTCTCGCCTTCTTAAGAACGCGATTAGTTGCTCATTATTTCCTAAACGACGTCCTGCACCGCGAGCCAGGGATCAGCCGGGCTCGAGGGTGGCGAGTTGGGACGACGGGGCCCGTCCgcagcccccggcccggcccggccccgctgcagGGCGAGGCGCTGCGGGCCGGCGCTCACACCTCCCCTGCCCTTCTTTCCACCGCCCTCCCCCCGTTATTTTTGCTGAATTAAGAAGGTGacattattcttttcttcaagtACTTCTGTTAATATTGAAAAACGTGCGCTTGCATTTCAAGCGGCCGCGCTCAGCCTCAGCGGCCATTTCAATATTAATGAAATTGTTTAATCTCCTAAATTCATCGTGTTTAAGTTACGTTTTGGTGATTTATTGACCGACTCCGAAAACGCTGGTAATGGAGTGGATGTGCATTCACCGCAAAGAAACTCCCTCCCGGGGCTCGCAGCCCCCTCGCGCCCGCAGCGGGCTGACGGGTCGCAGCGTCCCGCACCATCCCGCACCGCGCTGCCCGGGGGCTGCCCGGGGTGCCCGCAGGGAACAGAGCGGCCTGCCCCGCTGTGCGGCTTCGGGCCAAGGACCAACAGGTTCGCGAGCTGGGAGAGGGTGGGCTGGTTGGAGAGGCACCTCCCCGGGACGGGCGAGGGAGATCCCCCGCCTCCTCTGTCCCGCACAAAGCCCTCGGAATGGGGCAGAGCCCGCCTGGGCTCGGCGAGGGAAAGTCCCTCGTTCCGGGCAGAAAGCCTCGCCTTCGGTTAGCCAACAGCACAAATCAGATAACAatgcagaacaaacagaataCCACCGCCAAGCGATTTCCATGTCAAACATCGCACCGCTCAGCAGCTCCATTTGTAAGTGTGAATTGCGGACTGAGCTTCCTGCAAAGTCCACAGAAAGGTTGGTGCgtacctccccccccccccccccccccctccccgctaCTGGGGACCATCACACCGCAATTCCGCTGGCGGAGCCTTTTCAACCCCTCGCCTCGTCTTCAAATGGAAATGATTCCCATTGGCCCAAGGTGTCCATGTAAATAGGTGTAAATGAAACCAGATTATGCCTTTCtctccagccccctcctcccgccgccctccccctcctcccaaGGCGATTGTCATATGATAGCGAAGAAGTGGCACATTAATGAAGCGCCTCTACAGGGGTCTTTTCTGCTCATGTCACCACATAAAACTATCAGATGCTTggaggaaggacatggaggcaACTACTTAGCTCACCGCCGCTGCAGAGAAGCGGGCGAGCCGCTGCCGCAACCCAGCTGCCGCCAGTGTAAAAGGAGCTGATTCAGCCCGcggaggagaagggagggctACGCAAAGGGATTCTCCGAAGCGAGCCGGGACTAAcagcggagcggagcggccgGGCAGGGGGCGAGAGAGGCGCCGCGGCACCGCGCTGGGGAGCAGCCCGGACTCCCGGCCGCGTCCCGGATGCGGACTGTCAACTTCCAGCAACTTTAAGGTGGGCACGCGCGGGGCTGCCGGGGCGGAGGGACGGGACACGCGGGGAGAGGAGGGGACGCGAGCGAGCGGGAGGGAATCCCGTCCCCTGGCAGAGGCTGGAATGCACAGCGGCCGCAGCAGAAGCCgggcgggcgcggggccggaGCGGAAAGGCCGGAGCGGGGAGCAGGGCGCCGCGCTGGTCTCCGCCCGCCCCCGCCGGCGCCGCGCGGCTCTGGGCTGATCCCCCCCGCCCGCACCGCCCCGAGGGCCGCGGTCCCCGTGCCCGCTCCCCCCAGCCTCTCGGACTCACCCctccgctccccccccccccccatccctgtcGCTGCCCTTCCGCAGATCTCCGCGGGTCCCCAAGCGAAGATGCCTCGCCCGGGCAGAAACACTTACAGCGACCAGAAGCCCCCCTACTCCTACATCTCCCTGACCGCCATGGCGATCCAGAGCTCTCCCGAGAAGATGCTGCCCCTGAGCGAGATCTACAAGTTCATCATGGACCGCTTCCCCTACTACCGGGAGAACACGCAGCGCTGGCAGAACTCTCTGCGGCACAACCTCTCCTTCAACGACTGCTTCATCAAGATCCCGCGCCGGCCCGACCAGCCGGGCAAGGGCAGCTTCTGGGCGCTGCATCCCAGCTGCGGGGACATGTTTGAGAACGGCAGCTTCCTGCGGCGCCGCAAGCGCTTCAAGGTGCTCAAGTCGGAGCACCTGGCGCCCAGCAAGCCGGCCGACGCGGCGCagtacctgcagcagcaggcgAAGCTGCGCCTCAGCGCGCTGGCGGCCACGGGCACGCACCTGCCCCAGATGTCCACATACAATCTCGGCGTGTCGCAGCCGTCCAGCTTCAAGCACCCCTTCGCCATCGAGAACATAATCGCCCGAGAATACAAGATGCCCGGCGGGCTCGCCTTCTCCACCATGCAGCCCATGCCGGCCGCCTACCCGCTCCCCAACCAGCTCACCACAGTGGGCAGCTCCATCGGCACCGGCTGGCCCCACGTGTACGGCTCCGGCGTGATCGACACGGCCACCCCCATCTCCATGGCCGGCGGCGAGTACGGCGCCTACGGCGTGCCCATCAAACCGCTGTGCCACGGCGGGCAAACTTTGCCGGCCATCCCCGTGCCCATCAAGCCGACCCCCGCCGCCGTGCCGGCCCTCCCCGCGCTGCCCGcgcccatccccaccatcctCTCGAACTCGCCGCCCTCTCTCAGCCCCACGTCCTCGCAGACGGCCACCAGCCAGAGCAGCCCGGCCACCCCCAGCGAGACTTTGACGAGCCCGGCGCCCGCGCTGCACTCGGTGGCGGTGCACTGACCCCGCGGTCCCTGCGCTCCGTCTCGCCGCACCCCCCGCCCCGCTCTCCGCGGTCGGCCGAGCACACGGCGTGAgccgccccgccgcgctccccgTCTCGCCCTTGCCGCTCCTTAACTTTAGTTATCCGCTCCTCGGAGGTAAAGCGGAGCGGAGCCCCCCGCCCTCCCACCCGCCGCGCCCCGGCATGTGCACCGCCGCCGTGCCTCGAAGCGCTCCGGATACACTCGGCGTGCCGGGCAGCGGACGAGCCTCGCCTCGCCTcgcctctttccttttctttgtctggGGAAGGGCAGGGTGTTACCCAGGACCGACCTTTAAAACCATAAACGGTACAAAACGGCCGCAGCCTCACCGCACGAG
This window of the Excalfactoria chinensis isolate bCotChi1 chromosome 10, bCotChi1.hap2, whole genome shotgun sequence genome carries:
- the FOXB1 gene encoding forkhead box protein B1, yielding MPRPGRNTYSDQKPPYSYISLTAMAIQSSPEKMLPLSEIYKFIMDRFPYYRENTQRWQNSLRHNLSFNDCFIKIPRRPDQPGKGSFWALHPSCGDMFENGSFLRRRKRFKVLKSEHLAPSKPADAAQYLQQQAKLRLSALAATGTHLPQMSTYNLGVSQPSSFKHPFAIENIIAREYKMPGGLAFSTMQPMPAAYPLPNQLTTVGSSIGTGWPHVYGSGVIDTATPISMAGGEYGAYGVPIKPLCHGGQTLPAIPVPIKPTPAAVPALPALPAPIPTILSNSPPSLSPTSSQTATSQSSPATPSETLTSPAPALHSVAVH